GCGGCAATGACGGCCATCATGGCGGGGGTCTCAAGCGCATGATTCAAAACCGCATCAGCGGCTTTCCAAACAATCCCAAAACCCGTCGCCAGAATTAACAACCCTACCAAAATGGCGGAAATACTCTCGGCCTTGCCGTGCCCGTAAGGATGCTGCTGATCATAATGCTTTCGCCCCATCCGCAAGGCCACCATAGCCGAGGTGATCGCAAAAAAATCACACATGCTCTCCAGACCATCTGCAAACACCGCCTCAGACTTCCCGAACCAACCAGCCGCCAGCTTCATCACCATCAAAAACGCATTGATCCAGAAGCCGACCCAGATCACGAGCTCCGCCCGATCAAATCTTTCTTTCCGATCACTTTTTTCGTCTCGCTCCATAAACGATCCTTACAAAACAGAATAAGTGGACAGGTTTTATTTCACAGGATAATAGCAGGCATCTTGCCAGCGGTAAAGAGGCCCTAATCCCCCTCTCATCGCAATGATTTGATCCATTGCTGTTCTAGTACATCCAGGGAGGGAATGTCGGATGAATACGTGGCCGTAAGCGCCGCTTCAACTGTCTTTCCGTCACGCAAAGCTTTACAGAAAGAGCCGAAGGAGGTCCCCCCATAAGTACTAATCATAAATCCCACCAAACTGGCAGATTGCGCATAGAATATTGCCACTCGTTGCGAATCGGAATCCTGCCGAATGTCTGCGACCACCAGATCTTTTAACTTAAATCCTTGGCCCGACGCAAAGCCGACCGATTTCCGGCCTTCCTGTTCCCATTGTGCAAACCCCTCGGTCAGCCACAAGGGTACGCGGTCATGGCCAATATAATCGGAGAGGATTAGATGCGACAGTTCATGCGGGAGCAGTGAATTCAAAAAACCACCCCCGCTTTGCTGGTAACTGGCAATCTCGTGCCGGGAATAACTGGCCCGCCCGACAGCCCAGACCGGAGCCTGGCAGGCCTCAGTAAACATCTGGGCCGTCGGGTAGATCAAAATCTTCACCCGGTTATCCCACACCCAGAAATTTTGATACCGCGTAAAACCCAGATCCACTGCAATAGCGGTATAATAAGACTCAGCTTTATCCGAAACACTTTTGGAGAAGGCCTCGTCACCGCGATGCATGACCAGAAAATGCGGGGATCTCATGACCTGCCAATCCGGCAAAGATGACGCCAGCACCGTCCATGGTAGCACGATCAACCCCACCCACAACCAGAAGTTTTTCTTCATTATTCTGATGGTTTCAGAACATTCTCGGAAGGAACATTGGGTATCAACGCCTCATGACTTGGTGTGCATGATATTTTCACCTTTGAAATCTGTACCACCCTGGGGGCGCCGCCATTGAGCTGAACCCGCCCAACTCCTTCACCGTCGTAACTCCAGGGACCCCGCCCTTCAAAGCGCAGGCCAAACGCCTGGATTAATTCCCCATCCGCAAGGCACACCTGAATGCGCCCATCCTTCGTGCGACGGATCCAACCGGCACGACCGATGAAATGGATCGCACTGTCCTTGCCACCGTCTGACGCCGCCGGGGACGTCGGCGTCCACCTTTCGTCCACCACATCGTTATGGAGCCAGACATAGTCGGTGTAGTCCGGCGTGACCACCTTCATGCCGCTGCAACCGCACGACTCAATATGGACGTCTCGCCCGCGTTCCCGGGCAAACAGGATCGTCCGGTAGATGCCGTCGGCCTTGTTGTATAGCCGGAAGTAGTGCTGGGAATGCCGCTTGTCGGGATGGTTCGGAATCAACTCCCCCGTCTCCATCTCGAACTCCGCCGGATGCTGGACATAGGCCAACAGATCGAGGTCGAAGCGGCCTTTCGCCGTGATGCACTGCCCCTCGCGCCGAATATCGGTGCCGGTAAAATGCAGATTGTAGCGGTGCGGTATCCGGCCATACACGCGGTCAAAAAGCACGGTGTAATCGGGTTTAACGAACAGCAGCTGCCGAACCTTCCAGGTCTTCGGGCCAACCGGATTCTTGTCGCCGATATAGAAATACGGCGTCTTGGTGCGATCAATCTTACCGTCCTTGTTTTCAACCTCGGCGAAACTGCGTACCTTGCCCCAGAGTAACTTGAGCGTCACCGGCACCTCACAGCGGGTGTAGTCCAGTGCCGGGGTGAACAGGTGATCTGCCAGGTAGCCGCGCCGCAGGCCATCCTCGTCGGGAATCTCGACCACGTTATGCGCTCCGCCCACACCCACATCCCCCGTATAGGTGCCGTAGTCCATGCACAGCGGCGTGCCTTTGGCGTACCAGTTGAACGCCGTCTCATCGGCCTCGTAATGATCCTTGGCGAAACCGATCTTCTGGAAAAGGTAACTTTCGTCGGGCTGCGTATGCCGATCCCGCAAGGCCACCCCCACTTCGTCCATGACCTCACTCGTGAAGGGTGAGATGTGAGACGTGAAGCGTGAAGCGTGAAGAGGAGCCATCGCGGCCATCACGACCGGATAGTGCTCACCCGGGCGACACTTTTCGGCGCAGAGTTGCCAGATGGCGAGGCAGTCCTTCTTGAGCGGATCGTCATCCTTCAATTCGGCCGCGTAGCACAACAGGTACTCGGCCTGATTCTGCGGCACCACGGCGTTGCCGATGCCCGGCCAGGTGTAGGCGTCGAAGCGTTTGTCATACGGCCCAAAGAAGTGGCAGAGCCAGCCGACAAACCGCCGCACGCGTTCATCGTTGAAATAGTCGAGCCCCCAGCGTTCCTTCACCGCCTTGAAGGTGATGATGAGGTAGGAGAAGGTATAGAGCGCATAGTTGATGGATTCCTCCCACGCCCCGCTCTTACCACAATAGGCGTCGAGCTGGCGATCGATGTCGTCAAGGGCGAAACGCCGCCACATGTTGGCGTCGGGATGATCCTTGAAGACTGCCGACAGGTGCGCCAGAGCGCACATTGGATCACCCTGAAAATTGGGCAGCGAGTTCGTCCACGCCAGCCGGTCCGGCTTGTGTTCGCCGCCGTAGGTGTAGAAGTCTCGGCTCGACTCGGGATGATCCGGATGCAGCATGGTGCGCGAGTGGGGCCAGCGCCCTTCGTCAAGGATACGGCGGGCGGCAAAGGAGAAATAGGCATTTAACTGCCGGACCTGCTCATCGGACAACACCCCATCCCGGCGGAGTTGCTCGTAGCCAAGCAGCATGCCGCGCAGGTAGCGGGAGAAGCCGATCACATTCTTCATGTAATCGTTCTCGCCTGTGCGGTAGCCCTGGAACTGCCGCACCCATCGTTCAAAACGGCCGATCAAGTGGCCATAGAGCGCCTGCGCGTTCTCCGGTGTCGGCTCCAGCAGATAACGATAGCTGGACAAATGCATGCTGCCGTTGGCCTGCATCCAGGCTTCGGGCGACGGCAGAACCTGCCCGAGGCAGGGGTATTCCTGAAGCCGCTGCCGCGCCGCCGCATGGTAATCGCCCACCGCGAACACGCCCGGCGCCGTGGCACAGGAATCATCGAAATTCCCCTCCCCGGCCAGATCCAGATGTTCATCCAGCCTCAACGAATTGAATTCAGCATGCAACCGGTGGAATACGAACCGCCCATCAGCCGAAGTACGGAGTCCGGAATGCGGAGTGGGTCCACTGCCCGCTGCCCACTGCCCACTGCCCACTGCCTGCTGATACCCTTTCTCCACCGCCCCCGCATACAGCAACCAATACCGCTTCCCACTGGCGAGCGAGGAGTGCCATTCCACCGTGCCGCCCTTGTCCAATAACTCGGGCATGTTGGTGACGGGCTCTTCCCACTTGGCACCGTAGAGGCCGAGAATGCCGACCATCCCGCGACTTTCATTGCGCTCGTCGAAGAAGCAGAACCAGCCGCGGTTGTTGGGAATGAAGTATTCGGTCAGGACCGGCATTTGCAGGCGACAGAGCACGTCGCGCGGATGTTCGGCTCCAAGCGGCTCAACGGTGGGCTGACTATCCCCCTCGAAGCTATCGCGGCTGATGATGTGCGTGAACTGCTTCGCAGGATTCAGCGTCCACACCAGTTCCGCATTCATACCCAGGGAGAACGTCTCGCACACCTCGATATACGAGTCGTGCTTGTAACAGCGGAAGTTCAAGGTGTAGCGACGGTTTTCGGCGAACCGATACTGCAGTTCGTAATCGGTGAACAGCGCGCCATCATTCGTCTGCGCCAGGCTCGCCCCTTCGAAAGCCGCCTCGCACCGGATCTCACTGGTCATCGCCCTTCCCGCAAATCCCGCAAACGGCCCGGGAATAGCGGGGGGCAGAGTGGGCAGTGGGCAGTTGACAGTAAACAGTGCTGGAATACGAACTTCCCGGCCAGGCACGCCGACGGCCACACCTTCACGCATTGAAATCTCTATCCTTTTCTGATTTTGCGCACTGCCCACTGCCCACTGCCCACCGCCCACTGTCATCAATTCCTTCTTCTCCCCCTTGGCAAAGCCGAGCTTAACCAGAATCTCCGCGCCATTCCGGGTGACGGCGCCAGTGTACTGAAACTCAGCCGGCCTGCCATTTACGGTCAGACCCATGGCCGTTCCCGGCTTGACCCCGGCAAGATACAACCGGACATACTGCTCCGCCCAGTCGGCAAAGAGAGGACTATTCAAAACGAGTGTATTCATATCATCTATTCCATTCAGTCGATCCATTATTATGATAATAGTTATACGGTCAATTTATGACCAGATCGCCCTTCCGTCAATACAAGAGTGATTAAGTTAGCGACGAAGGATTTCCAACAGCATCCGTTTGGGATCCATGATCTGCACCTGTACGCCGTTTGGCACGGTAATCCGACCTGCCACTCCGCTTTCGGTCCGGCTATACTCCGCCTCAATCAGCCCTCTCGGCGTCGGCACTGTTATCCGCACCTTGCGCAAATCCCCCAGGAACGGATTGACCGCCACCCGGCTCCAGCCCGGCTCCAGCGGGGAGAGACCCGCGATGGTCCGGATCAGGTAGACAACCGGCGACGCGCCCCACGGATGCCCGACACTCGACCACCAGTCGTCGTTGAGCATCGTAAATTCCGGCGTGGTCGTCAGGCCGGCATCCAGGAATGCGCCCCATTGCTGCCGAATCTCCCGGAGCACCGCTTCCCGTTCACCCAGACGGTGCAACACCTCCAGCAGATGGATGTGGAAGAAGACCCCGCAGGGCTGTAACACACCTGACTGCTTCCAGGTCCGTGCCAGAAGTTCCGCCGGGGCCTCGGCGAGGCCCGCCAGAATCGCCAGCAGGTTGACATGCAGGCTGACCTCGGGCGACGGCCGCCCCTCCACCACGCAGTCGGCATAGACCTTGCGGCCTCCATCCCAGTGGTGCTCCCGCAGGGCCGCGGCCAACTTCTGCCCCACCCTGTCGAATTGTCCGGCTTGTTCAAGTTCCCCAGGCGCCCCCCCGCATTCGCGCAATAACCGCGCCGCGGACCGCAGCGCCATCAGGTAGAGCATATTGATCGCGGAGGGAATGCCATCGTGCCGGATCGAGCGCATGTCGCAACCATCGAGCAACCCCGGATGATCCACCCAGTTCCACCCGGTCAGACCTCGCAGACGCAGATCCCCGCCCGCGCCACCCCCGAAGAGACTCTGGAAACCCTCCAGCAGACGCACCACATTGGGAAGCAGTCCGCCGATGAACTCCCGGTCGGCCGTGTGCTGCCAGTGATGCTCCAGTTGAATGGGCCAGAGAATCGTCTGGTCCAGCAACCGGTATTGATCGGGCGGCGTGCGGCAGGGCTGGTTCGGCTGGAAAATCCCGTCCGACATCTGGCCCTGGGCATAAAGCTCGTGCTGCCAGCGGATGATTTCAAGGTTGCTGTATAGATGATAGGCCGCCTGGTTGTGCACAATGTTGTCGCCGATATACAGCAACTGCTCGCGCCATGGACCGTCCATGATGAAATCCTGCGAACCGGCCTCCATGGTGTTCCGGCAGATCTCCCAGATGGCATTCAGCCGCGGCTCGCTACTCTCGAACCGTCCCGTTTCCTCGTAGTCGTAATGACGATAAACCGCCGCTACGCGCCGCAACCGGGCAAAGCCGCCGGGTGCGCGGATGATCACCTCCAGATAGCGGGCAGACTTGTATTGCAGCGCCACGTCCCAGGTTTGCGGCCCGGCACGCAGAATCGCGCGGTCCCGGTACACGGCCGGGAAACGGAGGCCGGGCATGGGACTCAGCCGCTCACTGTAGACCAGTTCGACCTCAACCCCAGCGCTGGCGTCGGCGAACTCGAGCACCGGCAGCATCGTGATGCTCCGGGGGAACTCAAAAACCAAGGCCACAGTCTCGTCGGCCACGCTCAGATCCACCACGCCGTCCGTCCCGAGTCTGCAGAGCCGCCGGGGCTCGATCCGGTCGAGCATCAACTGGTGTTCCCGGTCGGGCTCAAGGCGCCCCTCCGTCCACGGCCCCTCGGGCGATACCGCCCATTCGATACGGTCACCGCCCTCCGGCACTTGCGCCCACCCGAAAGCGAGCGGCAAAATCGGCGCGGCATAGGGCAATTCCGGTTGCTTCGGGAAGGAGCCTTGGATTTCATGGGCATTCCCCGAGGCTTCCAAAACGACTGAGCCATAAATGATGGCCCACTCCATGCGGGGGAACAAAGGCAATTCCTGTTCCTGCCCATCCACCAGCAATCTGGAGCCCAGACGGTATCCATGGAAGAAGTGCAACGGCCGGGGCGATGGCGCCGGGCAAATCCGCCACCAGGCATGGCTTGGCGAGGGCGGGAACGACTGGGCCGCC
Above is a genomic segment from bacterium containing:
- a CDS encoding alpha-L-rhamnosidase C-terminal domain-containing protein, with product MAQVMVETLDVSGVLPPGCLYARGRFAFDLKALPPEGRLRIAARQWGRVWLNGVPLGQLYVHSHDDEWRYLEFDLLPHLRVGRNVVGVLLHSWGAPGIHIPGTPPPQPVWLRAEGHVGGVDLSTVAGWCFAPADEFLPAPRHNDLIGHEELRDFRREEPDWLLASYDDSAWRPASPCRQAPARFLPAPHRLLREESHVPTRIVEQGGYCPAWAAQSFPPSPSHAWWRICPAPSPRPLHFFHGYRLGSRLLVDGQEQELPLFPRMEWAIIYGSVVLEASGNAHEIQGSFPKQPELPYAAPILPLAFGWAQVPEGGDRIEWAVSPEGPWTEGRLEPDREHQLMLDRIEPRRLCRLGTDGVVDLSVADETVALVFEFPRSITMLPVLEFADASAGVEVELVYSERLSPMPGLRFPAVYRDRAILRAGPQTWDVALQYKSARYLEVIIRAPGGFARLRRVAAVYRHYDYEETGRFESSEPRLNAIWEICRNTMEAGSQDFIMDGPWREQLLYIGDNIVHNQAAYHLYSNLEIIRWQHELYAQGQMSDGIFQPNQPCRTPPDQYRLLDQTILWPIQLEHHWQHTADREFIGGLLPNVVRLLEGFQSLFGGGAGGDLRLRGLTGWNWVDHPGLLDGCDMRSIRHDGIPSAINMLYLMALRSAARLLRECGGAPGELEQAGQFDRVGQKLAAALREHHWDGGRKVYADCVVEGRPSPEVSLHVNLLAILAGLAEAPAELLARTWKQSGVLQPCGVFFHIHLLEVLHRLGEREAVLREIRQQWGAFLDAGLTTTPEFTMLNDDWWSSVGHPWGASPVVYLIRTIAGLSPLEPGWSRVAVNPFLGDLRKVRITVPTPRGLIEAEYSRTESGVAGRITVPNGVQVQIMDPKRMLLEILRR